Proteins encoded within one genomic window of Hevea brasiliensis isolate MT/VB/25A 57/8 chromosome 8, ASM3005281v1, whole genome shotgun sequence:
- the LOC110664316 gene encoding L10-interacting MYB domain-containing protein, which translates to MSRSSAPKAKATWTPSIRKIFVDSCLEQTLKGNRPGTHFTKEGWKNIGESLYKKAGLRYDKKQIKNHWDATKEQWKIWCELISTSDMKWDPETNTFGASEEDWTEYIHAHPEAAQFRFKELQHLDKLEIIYDFTSSVHMETSHQRERQNDSSTTSLLHTKDPGTADLYDKNKSLESTATVQSKYGRKITEEVSKGNRPGTHFTKEGWRNIVHSFHVKTGLRFDRMQLKNHWDVTKEQWKVWCKLVGTVSMKWDPNTNDFDVSEEDWMKYVEANPEAAQFRFEEFQLADKLGIMFDGITNTGETEPPVQLKMLNDGSTDSLLHKEEPIIAKPMQMIKPLSDVIESSSALTVQSTRGKLQYSIGECIECLDGMEEIEQGSDLYLFALDIFLKKEYREIFLQLQAPRVRIAWLQRLQNAALPLHIV; encoded by the exons ATGTCTCGGTCATCAGCGCCAAAAGCAAAAGCCACCTGGACACCTTCAATCCGCAAAATTTTTGTTGATTCATGTCTAGAACAAACCTTAAAGGGGAATAGACCAGGTACTCATTTTACAAAGGAAGGCTGGAAGAACATTGGAGAATCATTGTACAAGAAGGCTGGCTTGAGATATGACAAGAAACAAATAAAGAATCATTGGGATGCCACTAAGGAACAATGGAAAATCTGGTGCGAGCTCATCAGCACTAGTGACATGAAATGGGATCCAGAAACCAATACATTTGGTGCAAGTGAGGAAGATTGGACTGAATATATCCAT GCACATCCTGAAGCTGCCCAATTTCGTTTTAAAGAACTTCAACACCTTGACAAACTGGAAATCATCTATGATTTTACAAGCAGTGTACACATGGAAACCTCTCATCAGCGTGAGAGGCAGAATGATAGCTCAACCACCTCTCTTTTGCATACAAAAGACCCAGGCACAGCAGATCTGTATGACAAGAACAAGAGCCTAGAAAGTACTGCTACAGTTCAGTCTAAATATGGCAGAAAAATTACAG AAGAGGTGTCAAAGGGAAACCGACCTGGGACTCATTTTACAAAAGAGGGATGGAGGAATATTGTTCATTCATTCCATGTCAAAACTGGACTTAGGTTTGATAGGATGCAACTTAAGAACCATTGGGATGTCACAAAGGAACAATGGAAAGTGTGGTGTAAGCTAGTGGGTACTGTTAGTATGAAGTGGGATCCAAATACTAATGATTTTGATGTGAGTGAAGAAGACTGGATGAAATATGTTGAG GCTAACCCAGAAGCTGCTCAATTTCGTTTCGAGGAATTCCAGTTAGCTGACAAATTGGGAATCATGTTCGATGGGATAACAAATACTGGAGAGACAGAACCTCCTGTCCAGCTTAAAATGCTTAATGATGGCTCAACTGATTCACTTTTGCATAAGGAAGAACCAATCATAGCAAAGCCTATGCAAATGATAAAACCTCTTTCTGATGTCATTGAATCAAGCAGTGCTTTGACTGTTCAATCTACACGAGGCAAACTGCAATATAGCATTGGAGAATGTATTGAATGTCTTGATGGGATGGAGGAAATCGAACAAGGAAGCGACTTGTACTTGTTTGCATTAGATATATTCCTAAAGAAGGAATACAGAGAAATTTTCCTTCAGCTACAGGCGCCCCGTGTAAGGATTGCATGGTTGCAGCGGCTGCAAAACGCTGCTCTTCCTTTGCATATAGTGTGA
- the LOC110664299 gene encoding LRR receptor-like serine/threonine-protein kinase EFR — MAWNQLEGNNLTGSIPSSFGNLSSLAKLYLHTNSLLGSIPNGLGRLTNLIDIWVGTNSLFGDIPLLFFDLSSLINFNVAVNQIHRVLPSDIGITLPNMQHFAISANHFTGTIPVSISNASKLEEFLVSDNKLTGSVPSTLRNCQNLQILNLSTNNLTSAIPPQVVGLATFIFLDLSDNHLIGNLPSNIGILKNLGKFHVHGNMLSGEIPSSFGSCVSLEILDVGNNSFQGSIPSSLSSLRGIVPTDGVFKNLSVVPIMRNTKRYGGISKFHLPACNFKRSTSTRSAIKLKAIIASFMEGFLGVILVLTLLFLLRLRKKNRAFASLTPQNTLFNLSYCDLHEATNGFSSANLVGIGSFGSVYKGIFGEDRALIVVKVLNLQHHKATKSIIAECEAFRNVRHQNLVKVLIACSSIDYQGNDFKALVFEFMVNGSLEERLHSPVIEDGNEEASKSLNLL, encoded by the exons ATGGCATGGAATCAGTTAGAAGG TAACAATCTAACAGGAAGTATCCCTTCTTCTTTTGGTAACTTGTCATCTCTTGCCAAGCTTTATCTACATACTAATTCCTTGCTTGGAAGCATCCCTAATGGCCTCGGTAGATTGACAAATCTCATAGACATTTGGGTGGGTACTAATAGCTTATTTGGGGACATCCCTCTCTTATTCTTTGATCTCTCTTCTTTAATAAACTTTAATGTGGCAGTTAACCAAATTCATAGGGTTCTTCCATCTGACATAGGCATCACTCTTCCTAATATGCAACATTTTGCTATTTCTGCTAACCATTTTACTGGGACCATTCCAGTTTCAATATCTAATGCCTCCAAACTAGAAGAATTCCTAGTTTCGGATAATAAACTTACAGGGAG cgttccttcaactttgcgtAATTGTCAAAACTTACAAATACTCAATCTCTCCACTAACAATCTCACTAGTGCCATACCCCCACAAGTTGTTGGCCTTGCAACCTTTATCTTTCTTGACTTATCTGATAATCATTTGATTGGTAATCTTCCTAGTAATATTGGGATTTTAAAAAACCTTGGCAAGTTTCATGTTCATGGGAATATGTTAAGTGGGGAAATTCCAAGCAGTTTTGGTAGTTGTGTAAGCCTGGAAATATTAGATGTGGGAAATAATTCCTTCCAAGGGTCTATTCCTTCATCATTGAGTTCATTGAGAG GAATTGTGCCCACTGATGGAGTGTTCAAGAATTTGAGTGTTGTTCCAATCATGAGAAACACCAAGCGTTATGGGGGCATATCTAAGTTCCATTTACCTGCATGCAATTTCAAAAGGTCTACAAGTACGAGATCAGCTATTAAACTCAAAGCAATTATTGCTAGTTTTATGGAAGGGTTTCTTGGGGTAATTTTGGTTCTGACACTTCTATTTCTTTTGAGGTTGAGAAAGAAAAACCGTGCATTTGCTTCATTGACTCCCCAAAATACACTTTTCAATCTCTCTTATTGCGATCTCCATGAAGCAACCAATGGTTTCTCCTCTGCAAATTTAGTTGGTATTGGTAGCTTTGGGTCTGTATATAAGGGAATTTTTGGAGAAGATAGAGCACTTATCGTTGTTAAGGTGCTTAATCTCCAACATCATAAAGCCACTAAGAGCATCATAGCTGAATGTGAAGCCTTTAGAAATGTTAGACATCAAAATCTTGTAAAGGTGCTAATTGCATGCTCAAGCATCGATTATCAAGGCAATGATTTCAAGGCCCTAGTTTTTGAGTTCATGGTTAATGGGAGCTTAGAAGAACGGTTACATTCACCTGTTATAGAAGATGGCAATGAAGAGGCATCAAAGAGTTTAAATCTTCTTTAA
- the LOC110664300 gene encoding glucan endo-1,3-beta-glucosidase 2, whose product MRTLVFFLLLCLLSFSFVPVIALPSSSSTAIGVTYISPFSPATPSPTPDRIAAAVSALHFRYVRLPNPDANLIRSFSFTNTSLFLSIPNTFIIPLASNRSLALRWLYGHVLPFFPRSKISLISVGDDAVSSDLAPFLMPAIRNIYQALHDLGINKISVSTTFSFINAIATSFPPSSAMFQEPLGDLVIKPLLQFLEDSNSSFLVKIYPYNMYRINSEIPIGFTLFQEHPFNFRDDLMTGVRYRNLFDMMVDAVITSMAVAGHQNIPVVVAETGWPSSGGEYGEIDATPAYAETYIKGLVAHLRSGLGTPLRKEGVAETYIFELADKEVKQGTRNWGILYANMTKKYNIEFSGNGRTGVAVVFLVAISFWVVGFLQY is encoded by the coding sequence ATGAGAACTCTCGTTTTCTTCCTCCTTCTATGCCTCCTATCCTTCTCTTTCGTTCCCGTAATTGCATTGCCTTCCTCTTCCTCCACCGCAATAGGCGTCACCTACATCTCTCCCTTCTCTCCCGCCACGCCATCTCCGACGCCCGATCGCATCGCAGCCGCTGTCTCCGCGCTCCACTTCCGCTACGTCCGCCTCCCAAACCCCGACGCCAATCTAATCCGTTCCTTCTCTTTTACTAACACCTCTCTTTTTCTATCCATCCCAAACACTTTCATCATTCCTCTTGCCTCCAACCGCTCCCTCGCGCTCCGCTGGCTGTACGGACACGTTCTTCCTTTCTTCCCTCGTTCGAAGATCTCTCTTATCTCTGTCGGCGACGACGCTGTTTCGTCGGACCTTGCGCCGTTCCTCATGCCGGCAATCAGGAACATATACCAGGCACTCCACGACCTTGGGATTAATAAAATCTCTGTTTCCACTACATTCTCTTTCATCAACGCCATCGCGACGTCGTTTCCACCGTCCTCTGCGATGTTCCAAGAACCGCTCGGTGACCTAGTTATAAAGCCTTTGCTTCAGTTCTTGGAGGATAGCAATTCGTCTTTCTTGGTGAAAATTTATCCGTACAATATGTACAGGATAAACTCTGAGATTCCTATAGGGTTTACATTGTTTCAAGAGCATCCTTTCAATTTCAGGGATGATCTGATGACAGGAGTCAGATACCGGAATCTCTTTGACATGATGGTGGATGCGGTGATTACGTCCATGGCGGTGGCTGGCCACCAGAATATTCCGGTCGTTGTTGCTGAGACTGGGTGGCCGAGCTCTGGTGGGGAATATGGCGAGATTGACGCGACTCCGGCTTATGCGGAGACGTATATCAAGGGTTTGGTTGCGCACTTGAGGTCTGGTTTGGGTACTCCTTTGAGGAAAGAAGGTGTAGCAGAGACTTACATTTTTGAGTTGGCTGATAAGGAAGTGAAGCAGGGGACTCGAAATTGGGGTATTCTCTATGCAAACATGACCAAGAAGTACAATATTGAGTTCTCTGGCAATGGCAGGACTGGTGTTGCAGTAGTGTTTTTAGTAGCCATTAGCTTCTGGGTGGTTGGTTTCTTACAGTATTAG